GATTCCTTCTTATTTAGTATAAAGGTTTGGTTAAGATTTGTTAAACGTTCACTTAGATCCGATCAAGATCGTGCCTTTGGTTGCAAGTAttagaaatttaattaatgtatatgaTTTGGTTAAAGATCTGAGATTtgggtttggtttgattttagggggaagttaaaaaaaaagaaagaaagatgtttAGATCATCGCCAAGAAGAGGACAGAGATCAAAGGGGTTCAAGGTGAAGCATTGTGTGCAGCTGACGCTGTTGCTGGGTGTTGGGATATGGTTGCTTTATCAAGTGAAGCATTCTCATGAGAAGAAAGATCTGTTTGAGACTAGCGCAAAGGCTGTTGTTGGAGGTGAGAAAGCCGTGAAGCTCGGGAGGAAAGATCTTAACCCGGGCGTTGTCGTTGAGGATGAAGCTGCTGTGAATGTTGATAGGGGTTTTAATGATAGAGAGATTCAGACAAGAGATGAGGTTGTAGAGGGAGGAGGTGATGAGAATAAGGAGAAGGAAAGTGAAGAAAGCAGCGAGGTTGAGGCTAAGAATGACAATGGCAGTTCAGAAGAAAGCGAGACTGAGGAGAAGAAAGACAATGCCAATACGGAAGAGAATGAGCAAAGCAAAGAGAAGAGTGGTACAGAAGAGAGTGAGATTGAGGAGAAGAAGGACAATGGTGGTGGTACAGAAGAAAGTGAAGAGAAGAGTGGTACTACGGAAGAAAGTGAAACTGAGGAGAAGAAAGACAATGGTGGTACAGAAGAGAGGGAGATTGAGGAGAAGAAAGACAATGGCGGTAGTGAAGAGAGTGAGGAGAGCAAAGAGAAGGGTGATGCAGAAGAGAAAATAGAGGAAGTGACTGATGAGAATGAagggaaggagaagaaggatAGTGAAGAAGCCAGAGAGAATAATTACAAGGGAGATGATGCTTCTAGTGAGGTGGTTCATGAGAAGGCAGATGAGAAGGTGCAAGTGGAAGAAGATAAAACCGGAGAACCGGAAGACACTGTTATTAAGAGTGTTTTGCCGACTGATAATGAGGGAAGCAGCAGTGATGAGAAGAACACTGGTAATGATTCGGATTCCTCTAGTGAAATTAAATCTGAGGGTGAATCCATGGAGAAGAATGAGAGGGTGGAGAATGAAGGGTTCAATGATTCTAATGGCGACCTGGCTGAGTCCAAAGAATCTTCTGGGAAGGAGGATGGGTCAGAGTCTAGTGTGAAGACAGACGAGAAAGAGAAAGTAGAATCTTCCGAAGTCTCATCTCAAGACAAGGAAGCGGAGacaaaggagaaagaagagTCTTTGTCCCAAGAGGAACTTAAAGATAGAGTAGCTGAGGGAAAGGAGAAAGATGAGTCTTCGTCTCAAGAGGAAACTAAAGACAAAGAGACGGAGgagaaaaaggagaaagaagagtCTTCATCGCAAGAGGAATCTAAAGACAAGGAAACCGAGACCAAAGATAAGGAAGAGTCTTCGTCTCAAGAGGAAACTAAAGATGGAGAAACTGAGACAAAGGAGAAAGTAGAAGAGTCTTCGTCTCAACAGGAACCTAAAGACAAGGAAATTGAGACAAAGGAGAAAGTAGAAGAATCCAAAGATGGAGAGACTGAGacaaaggagaaagaagagCCTTCATCTCAGGGTGAATCTAAAGATGGAGAAACTGAGACaaaggagaaggaagagtcttcgTCTCAAGAGGAATCTAAAGACAAGGAAGCGgagacaaaagagaaagaaaaagagtctTCGTCCCAAGAGAAAAGTGAAGAAGACAAGGGAAGTGAAAAagttgagaaagaagaagagcctTCGTCCCAAGAGGAAACTAAAGACAAAGAAActgagacaaaagagaaagaagaagagtccTTGTCCCAAGAGAAGAAGGAAAACAATGAAACCGAGAAAACTGTGAAGGAGGATGAATCTTCTTCACAAGAGGAAACTAAAGACAAGGATTCTGAAACAAAGTTGAAAGAAGAGTCTTCTTCCCAAGAGGAAACTGAGACAAAGGAGAAAGAAGATCCTTCGTCTCAAGAGGAAACTAAAGAGAAAGAAGTGGAGacaaaggagaaagaagagTCTTCATCCAACAATGATTCACAGGGAAATGAAAGTACTGAGAGTGAGAAGAAGGAAGGAGTTGAGGAAACAGAGAAGACGAAGACTGAGGAAGACACGAGTGAAACTAGCAAAGAAAATGGCAATACTGAGACTGAACAAAAGCAACCAGAGGAGGATACTACACAAACAGAGTCAGAGAAAGAGGAAAGCAACAAGAATGGTGGTGAGACTGAGAACGATCAACAACATTCTGACAATAGTCTTCCTCAAGAAGTAAATGATGTTCGTACTGATCTTGAAACTCTTCCAGATTCTGGTAATGGAGGAAACAGTGATAACGTTGCTGCTGAGTAGATCAAATTCTCTCTAAATTTTTGAATTTGTGTCATGTAATCTGTTGTAACTTTTCTTTTACACATATGGGCTGTAGtcacatttattttattgttttctaaGTTGTCTTTAGAATCAAATTCTTGAGACTTCATTATCAATGGGGATTAAACGTTTTTGTTGTAAGAAGAATTTGTTGGCTCTTTGTTTTGTGTCTGTGTCCAAGTCAATCTATGgtgttgctttttttttttgtctcgtATCTTTTGGTTCAGCAGATTCTTTTAGTACCTTGTTTCAGTAGTGGTTCTTGCAAAAAGTACTGAAATTGCATTTACATTTAGAATGATTCAAACTttgccaaaaataaaataaaacattcaaaatgaaGACTTTTAACTCATTGAACCACCACCACCCACCAGTCCACCTTTCAACGATATCTTGTTACCAAGTGAGTTCAATGACCAAGAAGACCATTTACATTCATTCACGTGTCACAAGACTGAACAAAACTTTAGATTATTTCTACATTACATCTCTCTagtcataaaatattatattaccaAAATATTTCTACGACCCGTAACATTTTTGGTCAACAATTTTTAACATATTACCAAAATAATTCTACCACCAGAAAAAAATAACACTTTTAGTCAAAATGTTAAAAAGATCATGTTAGCAAAATAACCTTATTcaagaaaagattatatcatTTCTAGTCAGAATGTTCCGACAATAAAATCAGCATTTTACTAAATAGAGTACCCCAAAAAAAAGcattttatcatataattttagCAGAACACAAGTTTAAGAGTAATTTTGGCAATCTTTTGATTTAATATCTGTAAGAGATAAGCTTTATGCGCATTGACGCTTAGCAGAAAGCATCGAATACACTCGTTTTGTGTATGTTGTTGTCATGTGCTGAAGCGATTATGACATTGCCAAACCTCGCCTTGCACCATGGCCACATAATCGAACACTTTTTATAAAACCCAAGATAAGAAGTTAACTTGCCACAAAGCCAGTTTAACTTCCTTGACAAC
The window above is part of the Brassica napus cultivar Da-Ae chromosome C8, Da-Ae, whole genome shotgun sequence genome. Proteins encoded here:
- the LOC106415304 gene encoding myb-like protein X codes for the protein MFRSSPRRGQRSKGFKVKHCVQLTLLLGVGIWLLYQVKHSHEKKDLFETSAKAVVGGEKAVKLGRKDLNPGVVVEDEAAVNVDRGFNDREIQTRDEVVEGGGDENKEKESEESSEVEAKNDNGSSEESETEEKKDNANTEENEQSKEKSGTEESEIEEKKDNGGGTEESEEKSGTTEESETEEKKDNGGTEEREIEEKKDNGGSEESEESKEKGDAEEKIEEVTDENEGKEKKDSEEARENNYKGDDASSEVVHEKADEKVQVEEDKTGEPEDTVIKSVLPTDNEGSSSDEKNTGNDSDSSSEIKSEGESMEKNERVENEGFNDSNGDLAESKESSGKEDGSESSVKTDEKEKVESSEVSSQDKEAETKEKEESLSQEELKDRVAEGKEKDESSSQEETKDKETEEKKEKEESSSQEESKDKETETKDKEESSSQEETKDGETETKEKVEESSSQQEPKDKEIETKEKVEESKDGETETKEKEEPSSQGESKDGETETKEKEESSSQEESKDKEAETKEKEKESSSQEKSEEDKGSEKVEKEEEPSSQEETKDKETETKEKEEESLSQEKKENNETEKTVKEDESSSQEETKDKDSETKLKEESSSQEETETKEKEDPSSQEETKEKEVETKEKEESSSNNDSQGNESTESEKKEGVEETEKTKTEEDTSETSKENGNTETEQKQPEEDTTQTESEKEESNKNGGETENDQQHSDNSLPQEVNDVRTDLETLPDSGNGGNSDNVAAE